In Epinephelus lanceolatus isolate andai-2023 chromosome 13, ASM4190304v1, whole genome shotgun sequence, the following are encoded in one genomic region:
- the ttc32 gene encoding tetratricopeptide repeat protein 32: MEEDNSQTLEYAHSEFKRRNFQQAEELYTKYISSCSQSRECEASNLATAYNNRGQIKYLRVDFHEAVEDYTSAIQTDSGFEVPFYNRGLVHYRLGFFDDAKSDFQQALKLNPDFEDAKVSLQQTILDQQHKINRGY, from the exons ATGGAGGAAGATAACTCCCAAACACTTGAATATGCTCACTCTGAATTCAAAAGGCGGAATTTCCAGCAGGCAGAGGAGCTGTACACGAAGTATATCTCTTCCTGTTCACAGTCCAG GGAATGTGAAGCTAGTAATTTGGCCACTGCTTACAACAACCGCGGACAGATAAAGTACCTCCGGGTGGATTTTCATGAAGCGGTGGAGGACTACACTTCCGCCATACAGACTGACAGCGGGTTTGAAGTACCGTTTTACAACAGAGGGCTCGTCCACTACAGACTGG gttTTTTTGACGATGCCAAGAGTGACTTCCAGCAAGCATTAAAGCTCAATCCAGATTTTGAAGATGCCAAAGTGAGCCTGCAGCAGACAATACTGGACCAGCAGCACAAGATTAACAGGGGGTACTGA